The following coding sequences lie in one Mucilaginibacter sp. KACC 22773 genomic window:
- a CDS encoding FecR family protein, with the protein MVNERFIELLTKKLSDEMNAAELEEFNFLLANDEACRQQNTFFKTYWIKNEELYSNTNLMFQRIVSKIEVPATEIQQQNSEATGERFKTRRMIIFLRSLAALLIIGIGLSATYYLKAYNQKSFALADFQQKKTSSRVKSKIYLSDGTVVTLNSETTLKYPSSFTGPTREVYLNGEAFFDVAKDHQHPFIVHAGKMSIRVVGTAFNVKSYKNDIASETTLIRGSIEVTLADRPSDRIILKPNEKLILKSTTFKRHTINRNLVAQTPDTAKTSYALTNLTYLKSNDTTVVETSWVNNRLIFKDEDFSEIANKMERWYGIKINFKNTDAKDYHFTGVFEKENILQALKALQMIEPFSYKYKNETVYIY; encoded by the coding sequence ATGGTGAACGAAAGGTTTATTGAACTGTTAACAAAAAAGCTCTCGGATGAGATGAATGCTGCAGAATTGGAGGAATTCAATTTTTTGCTTGCAAACGATGAGGCTTGCAGGCAGCAAAACACTTTTTTTAAAACCTACTGGATAAAAAACGAGGAACTGTATTCAAATACCAACCTGATGTTTCAGCGCATCGTATCTAAAATTGAGGTACCTGCAACAGAAATACAACAACAGAATAGTGAGGCGACCGGCGAGCGTTTTAAAACCCGCCGCATGATTATATTTTTACGGAGCCTGGCAGCGTTGTTAATAATCGGGATTGGTTTATCTGCTACTTATTATTTAAAGGCTTACAATCAAAAAAGCTTTGCGTTGGCTGATTTTCAGCAGAAAAAGACCTCAAGCCGCGTAAAATCAAAAATTTACTTAAGCGACGGAACTGTAGTAACATTAAATTCCGAAACTACTTTAAAATATCCATCATCATTTACAGGGCCTACGCGAGAGGTTTACCTTAATGGTGAAGCTTTTTTTGATGTAGCCAAAGATCATCAGCATCCTTTTATAGTACACGCGGGTAAAATGAGCATCAGGGTTGTTGGTACTGCCTTCAACGTGAAATCGTATAAAAACGATATTGCGAGCGAAACCACCCTTATCAGGGGTTCCATTGAAGTTACCCTGGCCGACAGACCATCAGATAGGATTATCCTTAAACCAAATGAAAAGCTTATTTTAAAAAGCACTACGTTTAAAAGGCATACCATTAACCGTAATTTGGTGGCGCAAACTCCCGATACTGCAAAAACAAGCTACGCGCTTACCAACCTTACTTACTTAAAATCAAATGACACTACTGTGGTTGAAACCTCGTGGGTAAATAACCGACTGATTTTTAAGGACGAGGACTTTTCCGAAATTGCCAACAAAATGGAGCGCTGGTATGGCATCAAAATAAACTTTAAAAACACAGATGCTAAAGACTATCATTTTACCGGTGTTTTTGAAAAAGAAAACATTTTGCAAGCCTTAAAGGCACTGCAAATGATCGAACCATTTTCATACAAGTACAAAAATGAAACCGTATACATTTATTAA
- a CDS encoding tetratricopeptide repeat protein: MEILKKTFIAVFLILFAVQLQAQTNAVLQKAFRNSYVDEQNKNYTAAINDIYPYLSDNSYEVNIRLGWLHYLNKNYTASQAYYQKAISIKPVAIEPKFGFVKPLSFLQSWDKVLEQYLAILKIDPQNTQANYWAGVIYYNRKQYDSAVRCFRVVVTLYPFDYDGNHMLGWSTLMAGKKTEAKPFFERALVIKPADASSTDGLNRCN, encoded by the coding sequence ATGGAAATTTTAAAAAAAACGTTTATAGCAGTATTTTTAATATTATTTGCAGTACAGCTACAGGCCCAAACCAACGCCGTGCTGCAAAAAGCATTTCGTAATAGCTATGTAGATGAACAGAATAAGAATTATACGGCTGCTATAAACGATATTTACCCTTATCTGAGCGACAATAGTTACGAGGTAAATATCCGCTTAGGCTGGCTGCATTATCTAAACAAAAACTATACAGCTTCGCAAGCTTACTATCAAAAAGCCATCAGCATAAAACCTGTTGCTATTGAACCTAAGTTTGGCTTTGTAAAACCCCTGTCGTTTTTACAAAGCTGGGATAAGGTACTTGAACAATACCTGGCTATTTTAAAAATAGACCCGCAAAACACGCAAGCTAACTATTGGGCAGGGGTAATTTATTATAACCGTAAACAATATGATTCCGCTGTAAGGTGTTTTCGGGTAGTTGTAACCCTTTACCCTTTTGACTATGATGGCAACCACATGCTGGGCTGGAGCACGTTGATGGCCGGAAAAAAAACCGAGGCTAAGCCATTTTTTGAACGCGCGCTGGTTATTAAGCCTGCCGATGCTTCAAGCACCGATGGTTTAAACCGTTGTAATTAA
- a CDS encoding glycoside hydrolase family 2 protein, translating to MPSTLIYRPAKLKLFVTLALILPFVNIYAQSSYELNSGWKCAPVSSVKESGTVLSTPVFSTTAWMPATVPGTVLTTLLNNQKVPDPFWGMNNEHIADIYKTGADYYTYWFTKDFKETPATGSNQVYLNFRGINYSCDIYLNGHKLNRTIQKGMFLRFNYNITPYLAKNGDNRLAVLVHPPDVVGNPNGGQGGDGTIARNVGLQYTAGWDWIQPMRDRNTGIWDKVTIQKTGAVRIADEHIVTLVPGVRLPEGAQQPAVIKVAAELSNPTAAMVNGSLSFELDGKTISKPVSLKPNSTTNVSFADYSLPNPKLWWPNGYGDQHLYKFKLKFAAAGKAVSDQHQLNIGVRQLTSEYNEHTGSRQIMVNGQKIFIKGGNWVISDAMLRLSDTRYDAEVRFHRDMNLNLIRVWGGAMIERPEFFEACDKYGILVFQDLWGSGDCNGRWQDPQKLDDQWTRRKYPDDHGLFLRSAIDQIKMVRNYASLAIWCGGNEITPPEDILTALRDTILPKLDNTRWFVDYSNSDSMSHNVLGGNGDGPYGIQPLSVFWEFKTFPFNSEVGSVGVGDYESLKRFIPSANMVPPVYDEETHKTKTDSVWDYHKYIGYDTAINKYGKAKNAADFAMKAQLVNYDQYRGLAEGFTSHMWDWYTGFIIWKTQNPWTAMRGQMYDYYLDPNACLYGLHNGSAPFHIMYNPINGMVMVANNTFKARRSMMMVVKTYDMEGKENLLTQVFADINATTVKNYFSIKGTVDKLAAKEGVFLSLQLLDESKKVITDNTYWIPDSKGGFSGLQKMKAEELSVKAKYIKPGRVEVTLVNKENSVVAFFNRISLVDADSKTRILPAFYSDNYVTVLPGEEKKLVIDYNVPASKKKLEVSINGWNASNVPQTIIIDE from the coding sequence ATGCCCTCAACTTTAATTTACAGGCCGGCAAAGCTAAAATTGTTTGTTACGCTGGCTCTGATCTTACCCTTTGTTAATATATACGCCCAAAGTAGCTACGAACTGAATTCCGGCTGGAAGTGCGCGCCTGTAAGCAGCGTAAAAGAAAGCGGAACAGTATTGTCTACTCCGGTATTTAGCACTACAGCCTGGATGCCGGCTACGGTACCGGGAACAGTGTTGACCACGTTATTAAACAATCAAAAAGTGCCTGATCCATTTTGGGGCATGAACAACGAACATATAGCCGATATTTATAAAACCGGTGCCGATTACTATACCTATTGGTTCACCAAAGATTTTAAAGAAACGCCGGCAACGGGCAGTAACCAGGTTTATCTTAATTTTAGGGGAATAAATTATAGCTGCGATATTTATTTGAACGGACATAAGCTGAACAGAACAATTCAGAAAGGGATGTTTTTGCGGTTTAACTACAATATAACGCCTTACCTCGCAAAAAACGGAGATAACCGCCTGGCGGTATTGGTGCATCCACCAGACGTTGTTGGCAACCCAAATGGCGGCCAGGGCGGCGACGGTACAATTGCACGCAACGTTGGTTTACAGTACACGGCCGGATGGGATTGGATACAGCCCATGCGCGACAGGAATACCGGTATATGGGACAAAGTAACCATCCAAAAAACAGGGGCGGTACGCATAGCGGATGAGCACATTGTTACATTAGTGCCCGGTGTAAGGCTTCCTGAAGGCGCGCAACAACCTGCGGTTATTAAAGTGGCGGCCGAATTAAGCAACCCAACTGCGGCAATGGTAAACGGCTCGTTAAGTTTTGAACTGGATGGTAAAACCATCTCCAAGCCAGTGAGCCTGAAACCAAACTCCACTACCAATGTCAGTTTTGCCGATTATAGCCTTCCCAATCCTAAACTTTGGTGGCCTAATGGTTACGGCGATCAGCATCTTTATAAATTCAAGTTAAAGTTTGCAGCTGCGGGTAAGGCTGTGTCAGATCAGCATCAGCTTAATATTGGGGTACGGCAACTGACGAGTGAATATAACGAACATACCGGCAGCCGCCAGATTATGGTTAACGGCCAGAAAATTTTTATCAAGGGTGGTAACTGGGTAATATCTGACGCCATGCTGCGCCTTTCGGATACGCGTTATGATGCCGAAGTGCGTTTTCATCGTGATATGAACCTGAACCTGATAAGGGTATGGGGTGGTGCCATGATTGAGCGCCCTGAATTTTTTGAGGCCTGTGATAAATATGGTATCCTGGTTTTCCAGGACCTCTGGGGATCTGGCGATTGCAACGGCCGCTGGCAGGATCCCCAAAAGCTGGACGACCAATGGACGCGCCGCAAATATCCTGATGATCATGGCTTGTTCCTTCGTTCGGCAATTGACCAGATAAAAATGGTACGTAATTATGCCTCGTTGGCCATTTGGTGCGGCGGCAATGAGATAACACCACCCGAAGATATCCTGACTGCTTTGCGCGATACCATTTTACCAAAATTGGATAATACCCGCTGGTTTGTTGATTACTCCAACTCTGATAGCATGTCGCACAATGTATTGGGTGGTAACGGCGATGGGCCATACGGTATTCAGCCGCTGTCGGTATTTTGGGAGTTTAAAACATTTCCATTCAATTCCGAAGTTGGCTCGGTTGGCGTTGGCGATTATGAATCATTAAAACGTTTTATACCCTCGGCCAATATGGTTCCGCCGGTATACGACGAGGAGACCCACAAAACAAAAACAGACAGCGTTTGGGATTATCATAAATATATTGGCTATGATACCGCCATTAATAAATATGGCAAAGCCAAAAATGCTGCCGATTTTGCCATGAAAGCCCAACTGGTAAACTACGATCAGTATCGCGGCCTGGCCGAGGGCTTTACATCGCATATGTGGGATTGGTATACAGGTTTCATCATATGGAAAACCCAGAACCCATGGACAGCCATGCGCGGCCAGATGTATGACTATTACCTTGACCCCAATGCCTGCTTATATGGCTTGCATAACGGCAGCGCCCCATTCCACATCATGTACAATCCAATTAACGGAATGGTAATGGTGGCCAACAATACATTTAAAGCACGCCGTAGCATGATGATGGTAGTAAAAACCTATGATATGGAGGGTAAAGAAAATTTGCTTACCCAGGTTTTTGCTGATATAAATGCCACTACTGTTAAAAACTATTTCTCTATAAAAGGCACGGTTGATAAGCTGGCCGCAAAGGAAGGCGTTTTTCTGTCGTTACAACTGCTGGATGAAAGCAAAAAAGTAATTACCGATAATACTTACTGGATTCCGGATAGCAAAGGAGGATTTTCAGGTCTGCAAAAAATGAAAGCTGAAGAATTGTCAGTTAAAGCAAAATATATAAAACCAGGCAGGGTAGAAGTTACGTTAGTTAACAAAGAAAATAGCGTGGTTGCCTTTTTTAACAGGATATCGTTAGTAGATGCTGATAGCAAAACAAGGATACTGCCGGCATTTTACAGTGATAATTATGTTACAGTGTTGCCTGGAGAGGAAAAAAAGTTAGTTATTGATTATAATGTACCTGCATCTAAGAAAAAGCTTGAGGTGAGCATTAACGGCTGGAATGCCTCAAATGTTCCGCAAACGATAATTATAGACGAATAG
- a CDS encoding SusC/RagA family TonB-linked outer membrane protein, producing MKLTFILVVAFSLQSIANVYSQQKVTFNIKSADFSKVISAIQKQTNYHFVFSERKIPSTKKITLNVQNEEVTSVLNKLLANSDFTYTQLENNLIVISQKNEVVNAAVVKGKVVDENGTPAPGVSVRIKGTTTGTITDANGNFSINAPANAVLIFSFLGYENQEVPVGGKSELSVKLTVSAKSLNEVVVTALGIKKDSKKLGYAVSTVNGAVMDKAKESNVAMSLEGRVAGLSISGANGGAGSSARILLRGVTSTGSTQGPLFVINGVPMDNTQRGQSGEWGGADYGDGIANINPDDIETMTVLKGQSASALYGTRATGGVILITTKSGKKNSGFGVEYNTNYQMDKVYDNTDFQTQYGQGENGVKPTTVAGALSSGNLAWGAKLDGSSVIQFDGKSYAYSKTSDDYTKFYKTGGTFTNTVSLTGGGESGAFRLSLSDYNNHAITPNSGLNRKTFNFNGSQTVIKNLDINLVANYVIDDAKNRSGLSDGPGNPNNVQFLAPNEAQSILSPGTTASGAEQQWNNDIYVTNPYFAAYKFVSNTKRERLISSISARYAITPWAYAQGRIGYDKINDNRLNIEPTGTAYVGGNGNMNTQTSQTTEFNADVLFGAKHDLVKNWVNLDLSVGGNVRKSDFRGTQIGGSNFIIPYFYDLSNLPSRNSGNLDPKKLEVHSAYYTADFAIKDFLVLGTTGRYDYYSSIGKDLGPGIFTPSVSASFIFSDLVHVNGLDFGKLRVAYAKTSAGADPYANQIYYSVNNSINGVNAGGFSSQLANLLLKPYTLTEVEIGTELKFFNDRFGLDVAYFNRKTKNEIVNGSIDWSTGYTNAYAATASVQNKGIEVELHGTPIKGKDFTWSPSFNFTYVKNKVLETDKTGANIGLGTYRPLNATTAFVKGMAGPQILANDYARDANGNIIFDANGIPTTTARIPMGSVIPKFYGGLNNDFSYKNFNLGFLIDYRFGNKVLSATNYYSIFRGLNQMTLVGRESGVVGQGVTATGATNTVNVPAETYYQALARGVSALNVLDGSFIKLRQVTFGYTFGKNYLANTPLSSITFSLVARNLWTIMKHTDNIDPESNFAPGINYAGIEGTSVPAVRTYGFNLNFKLKK from the coding sequence ATGAAATTGACATTTATTTTAGTAGTAGCCTTTAGTCTGCAATCCATTGCAAATGTCTACTCGCAACAAAAAGTCACGTTTAACATAAAATCGGCAGATTTTAGTAAGGTTATCTCTGCTATTCAAAAGCAGACTAACTACCACTTCGTTTTCAGCGAGCGTAAAATCCCATCAACCAAAAAGATAACGCTTAATGTACAAAACGAAGAGGTTACGTCGGTTTTGAATAAGCTTTTGGCAAACTCCGACTTTACCTACACCCAACTTGAAAACAACCTGATCGTTATCTCTCAAAAAAATGAAGTTGTAAATGCTGCGGTTGTAAAAGGTAAAGTAGTTGACGAAAACGGTACACCGGCACCTGGCGTTTCGGTAAGGATTAAAGGAACAACTACGGGCACCATAACAGATGCCAATGGTAATTTCTCTATCAATGCCCCAGCCAACGCTGTACTTATCTTTTCGTTTTTAGGTTATGAAAACCAGGAAGTACCTGTTGGCGGTAAGAGCGAATTATCTGTAAAGCTTACAGTATCTGCTAAAAGCCTGAACGAAGTTGTAGTAACGGCTTTGGGTATCAAAAAAGATTCTAAAAAATTAGGTTATGCTGTATCAACGGTTAACGGCGCTGTAATGGACAAAGCAAAAGAATCAAACGTTGCTATGTCGTTAGAAGGTCGTGTTGCCGGTTTAAGCATCAGCGGTGCAAACGGTGGCGCCGGTTCATCAGCACGTATATTATTACGTGGTGTAACAAGTACCGGATCTACCCAGGGCCCGTTATTTGTTATTAACGGCGTACCTATGGACAATACCCAAAGAGGCCAATCGGGCGAATGGGGCGGTGCTGACTATGGCGATGGTATCGCTAACATCAATCCTGATGACATTGAAACCATGACTGTTTTGAAAGGTCAGTCTGCATCAGCCCTGTACGGTACACGTGCTACAGGCGGTGTAATCCTGATCACAACCAAATCGGGCAAAAAAAATTCTGGCTTTGGTGTTGAATACAATACTAACTACCAGATGGATAAGGTATATGACAATACCGATTTTCAGACTCAATACGGACAGGGTGAAAATGGTGTTAAACCAACAACCGTTGCCGGCGCTTTAAGTTCAGGTAACTTAGCCTGGGGTGCAAAGCTTGATGGTTCGTCGGTTATCCAGTTTGACGGCAAAAGCTATGCTTACTCAAAAACCAGTGACGACTATACTAAGTTTTACAAAACCGGCGGTACTTTTACAAACACTGTATCATTAACAGGTGGTGGCGAATCAGGTGCTTTCCGTTTGTCATTATCTGATTACAATAACCACGCAATTACTCCTAACAGTGGCTTAAACAGAAAAACTTTCAACTTTAACGGTTCGCAAACTGTTATCAAAAACCTTGATATAAACCTGGTTGCAAACTACGTAATTGATGACGCTAAAAATCGCTCTGGTTTAAGTGACGGTCCGGGTAACCCAAATAACGTTCAATTCCTGGCGCCAAATGAGGCTCAAAGCATATTATCTCCAGGTACAACAGCGTCAGGTGCTGAGCAACAATGGAATAATGATATCTATGTAACTAACCCTTATTTTGCTGCTTACAAATTTGTAAGCAACACAAAAAGAGAGCGTTTAATATCTTCTATATCAGCAAGGTATGCTATTACACCATGGGCTTACGCTCAAGGTCGTATTGGTTATGATAAAATCAATGATAACAGGTTAAACATTGAGCCTACCGGTACAGCTTACGTTGGCGGCAATGGTAACATGAATACCCAAACTTCTCAGACTACAGAGTTTAACGCTGATGTATTATTTGGCGCTAAGCATGACCTTGTAAAAAACTGGGTAAATCTTGATTTATCTGTGGGTGGTAACGTACGTAAAAGTGATTTTAGAGGCACACAAATTGGCGGTAGCAACTTCATTATCCCTTATTTTTACGATTTATCAAACCTGCCAAGCAGGAACAGCGGAAACCTTGATCCCAAAAAACTTGAAGTGCACTCAGCCTATTATACAGCAGATTTCGCTATCAAAGATTTCTTAGTATTAGGAACAACCGGTCGTTATGACTATTATAGCAGTATCGGAAAAGATTTAGGCCCGGGCATCTTTACACCATCTGTATCGGCAAGTTTTATTTTCTCTGATCTTGTACACGTTAATGGGTTAGATTTTGGAAAACTTCGTGTTGCTTACGCAAAAACAAGCGCAGGCGCTGATCCTTATGCCAACCAGATTTACTATAGTGTAAACAATTCTATCAATGGCGTAAACGCAGGTGGTTTCAGCTCTCAATTGGCTAATTTATTATTAAAGCCTTACACCTTAACTGAGGTTGAGATAGGAACAGAGTTGAAATTTTTCAATGATCGCTTTGGATTAGACGTAGCATATTTCAATCGCAAAACAAAGAATGAAATTGTTAATGGCAGCATTGATTGGTCAACAGGCTACACAAATGCTTACGCCGCTACTGCCTCAGTACAGAATAAGGGTATAGAAGTTGAATTACATGGTACACCGATAAAAGGAAAAGATTTTACCTGGTCACCTTCATTTAACTTTACTTATGTAAAAAATAAAGTGTTGGAAACGGATAAAACCGGCGCTAACATTGGCTTAGGTACATACCGCCCATTAAACGCTACTACAGCATTTGTTAAAGGTATGGCTGGTCCGCAAATATTGGCAAATGACTATGCCCGCGACGCCAACGGCAATATCATTTTTGATGCAAACGGTATCCCAACTACTACCGCACGTATCCCAATGGGTAGTGTTATTCCTAAATTCTACGGTGGTTTAAATAACGACTTTAGCTACAAGAACTTCAATTTAGGCTTCCTGATTGATTATCGCTTTGGCAACAAAGTACTGTCTGCAACTAATTATTACAGTATCTTCCGCGGTTTAAACCAAATGACACTTGTAGGTCGTGAAAGTGGAGTTGTTGGTCAGGGTGTTACTGCAACAGGTGCAACAAACACTGTAAATGTACCAGCCGAAACGTACTACCAGGCTTTGGCCCGTGGTGTCTCGGCATTGAACGTACTTGATGGCAGCTTTATCAAACTTCGTCAAGTAACCTTCGGTTATACATTTGGTAAAAACTACCTGGCAAATACTCCCCTTAGTTCAATTACCTTCTCGTTAGTAGCAAGAAACTTGTGGACTATCATGAAGCATACCGATAATATCGATCCTGAATCAAATTTTGCTCCCGGTATTAACTATGCCGGTATTGAAGGCACAAGCGTTCCTGCTGTTAGGACTTATGGGTTTAACTTAAACTTCAAATTAAAAAAATAA
- a CDS encoding alpha-L-fucosidase: MKKLLVFISFLLPMGNVVAQQHNMSKDYVVPDDSLVQKNLHKWQGLKFGLFMHWGTYSQWGVVESWSICPEDEGWTQRRGPYGADYNGYKKAYENLQTTFNPTKFNPEKWVTAAKYAGMKYVVFTTKHHDGFSMFDTKQTDYKVTSTKTPFSTNPRSNVVKEVFSAFSKENFMIGAYFSKPDWNTEYYWWPYFPPKDRNVNYDPAKYPDRWQKFKDFTFNQIQELMTGYGKVDILWLDGGWVRPKNTIDPAVDWQRTIPYDQDIDMAKIAKAARIKQPGLIVVDRTVAGQYENYTTPEQQVPDVPLDHPWESCITMGNSWSYVPGDHYKSANEIVTLLVKIVSRGGNLLMNIGPGPDGDWDPAAYSRLKQIGDWMKINGEGIYSSMAIAPYSEGNTYYTKAGNSVYAFILAPKDQDEVVLPAKIALHLTGKSKVKKISLLGVNAKVKYTLNEGVANITIPSSLQTQSGLKQAAVFKIQY, from the coding sequence ATGAAAAAACTGTTGGTTTTTATCTCTTTCCTTTTGCCCATGGGCAATGTCGTGGCGCAGCAACATAATATGTCAAAAGATTATGTAGTGCCCGATGACTCGCTGGTGCAAAAAAATCTTCATAAATGGCAGGGGCTTAAGTTTGGACTTTTTATGCACTGGGGTACCTATAGTCAGTGGGGCGTGGTTGAAAGCTGGAGTATCTGTCCCGAAGATGAGGGGTGGACGCAGCGCCGCGGACCGTATGGCGCCGATTATAACGGATATAAAAAAGCCTATGAAAATTTACAAACAACCTTCAACCCAACTAAATTCAATCCCGAAAAATGGGTGACAGCGGCCAAGTATGCCGGGATGAAATATGTAGTATTTACTACTAAACACCATGATGGCTTTAGCATGTTTGATACAAAACAAACAGATTATAAAGTAACCAGTACAAAAACACCTTTTTCAACTAACCCACGCAGTAATGTGGTCAAAGAAGTTTTTAGTGCTTTTAGCAAAGAAAATTTTATGATCGGGGCTTATTTTTCAAAGCCCGATTGGAATACGGAGTATTACTGGTGGCCTTATTTTCCGCCTAAAGACAGGAATGTGAACTACGACCCGGCTAAATACCCGGATCGCTGGCAAAAGTTTAAGGATTTTACCTTTAACCAAATCCAGGAATTAATGACAGGTTATGGTAAAGTTGATATTTTATGGCTTGACGGTGGTTGGGTAAGACCTAAAAATACAATCGATCCTGCTGTTGACTGGCAACGTACCATTCCGTATGATCAGGATATTGATATGGCGAAAATTGCCAAAGCTGCCAGGATTAAACAGCCAGGCCTGATAGTTGTTGACCGTACCGTGGCGGGTCAATATGAAAATTATACCACGCCCGAGCAGCAGGTACCGGATGTACCCCTTGATCATCCCTGGGAAAGCTGTATCACCATGGGCAATTCCTGGAGCTATGTGCCGGGCGATCATTATAAATCGGCTAATGAGATTGTAACCCTATTGGTGAAAATTGTTTCACGTGGCGGCAACTTACTTATGAATATTGGCCCCGGCCCCGATGGCGACTGGGACCCAGCGGCTTACAGTCGCCTTAAACAAATTGGCGACTGGATGAAGATTAACGGTGAAGGTATTTATAGTTCGATGGCTATAGCGCCATACTCTGAGGGAAATACCTACTATACTAAAGCGGGTAATAGCGTTTACGCTTTTATACTGGCACCAAAAGACCAGGATGAAGTGGTACTGCCTGCAAAAATTGCTTTGCACCTGACAGGTAAAAGCAAAGTGAAAAAAATAAGCTTGTTGGGTGTTAACGCAAAAGTTAAATATACCCTGAATGAGGGTGTGGCAAATATAACTATACCTTCGTCTTTGCAAACGCAATCAGGATTAAAACAAGCAGCGGTATTTAAAATTCAATATTAA
- a CDS encoding RNA polymerase sigma-70 factor, giving the protein MKISKTDTSGLWNQVCFNDDIKAFELLFHNLNTRLIKFCIFYIRQKEAAEDIVSDVFIKCWESRKSLTEVANPETYLFVAVKNQSFNYLKKFSNIHLVQIEASDEVEFVNTFDPEKELERKELHFLLDKAIASLPQQACIIFKLIKEDGMKYKEVAEILNISPRTVQTQLFRAMKKLSIILSAHQLASKSSERASSDHDIMGLSLL; this is encoded by the coding sequence TTGAAAATTTCTAAAACAGATACTTCGGGTTTATGGAATCAGGTTTGTTTTAATGATGATATTAAAGCATTTGAATTATTGTTTCATAATTTAAACACCCGGCTTATTAAGTTTTGTATTTTTTACATACGCCAGAAAGAAGCCGCTGAAGACATCGTATCTGATGTATTTATCAAATGTTGGGAATCACGTAAAAGCCTCACCGAAGTTGCCAATCCCGAAACTTATTTGTTTGTAGCGGTTAAAAACCAATCGTTCAATTATTTAAAAAAATTCTCCAATATCCACCTTGTACAGATAGAAGCTTCAGACGAAGTTGAATTTGTAAATACTTTTGATCCCGAAAAGGAATTAGAACGCAAAGAGCTTCATTTTTTATTAGATAAGGCTATCGCATCTCTCCCTCAACAGGCATGCATCATTTTTAAATTAATTAAAGAGGATGGCATGAAATATAAGGAAGTGGCCGAAATTTTAAACATATCGCCCCGTACTGTACAAACTCAGCTTTTTAGGGCGATGAAGAAATTAAGCATCATTCTTTCGGCGCATCAACTTGCATCTAAATCATCAGAGAGGGCATCTTCTGACCATGACATCATGGGGCTTTCGTTGTTATAG
- a CDS encoding PepSY-like domain-containing protein codes for MKTKITYSWVLVLAVIFGLASCQKESGTKTTTTTTTTSSTIASTGAIAISLASGTTDSVYMVGCFGHHDKKDSIAFSTLPTAIGTYLTANYSGYTFKKAYAITDSAKTVINYIVVIKYNSALVGLKFTAAGVFVSTLEQRDGNDLKGQGWHRGGPFDNRDGKHRDTIALTALPAAVTSYFKATYPTDTLLHASITPDSAYALVSKNNGLFITIIKATGTLIKRIQIDKHVGAHVAVTAANLPAAITTYLTTTYPGYVFDKAFSHSVSGVIKGYDVEITSNSTKYVVVFDATGTFVKAFAVH; via the coding sequence ATGAAAACGAAAATTACTTATTCATGGGTGTTGGTGCTGGCCGTTATCTTCGGTTTGGCTTCTTGCCAAAAAGAAAGCGGCACTAAAACAACTACTACCACGACTACAACTTCTTCTACCATTGCATCAACAGGCGCTATTGCCATTAGCCTGGCATCGGGTACAACCGACTCGGTTTATATGGTTGGCTGCTTTGGCCATCATGACAAAAAAGACTCAATAGCATTTAGCACATTACCAACAGCCATAGGCACTTACCTTACAGCAAATTACAGCGGTTACACGTTTAAAAAGGCGTATGCTATTACCGATAGTGCCAAAACTGTTATCAACTACATTGTTGTAATTAAATATAACAGTGCGCTGGTTGGCCTTAAATTTACTGCCGCCGGTGTATTTGTAAGTACACTTGAGCAACGCGACGGTAATGATTTAAAGGGCCAGGGATGGCACCGTGGCGGGCCGTTTGATAACCGGGATGGCAAACACCGTGATACCATAGCACTAACTGCCTTACCAGCTGCAGTAACCAGCTACTTTAAAGCCACTTATCCAACAGATACTTTATTGCATGCATCTATTACGCCAGATAGCGCATACGCATTAGTAAGCAAAAACAATGGCCTCTTTATAACAATTATTAAGGCAACAGGAACGTTAATAAAACGCATACAAATTGATAAACACGTTGGCGCTCACGTTGCAGTTACCGCAGCAAACCTGCCAGCTGCCATCACAACCTATTTAACAACCACTTATCCCGGTTATGTTTTTGATAAAGCTTTTTCACATAGTGTAAGCGGTGTCATTAAAGGATATGATGTAGAAATCACCTCCAACAGTACCAAGTATGTAGTTGTATTTGATGCTACGGGCACCTTTGTAAAAGCCTTCGCTGTTCATTAA